One region of Dokdonia sp. 4H-3-7-5 genomic DNA includes:
- a CDS encoding endonuclease III domain-containing protein — MTKQEKVDFTIKTLQELYPQIPIPLDHKDPYTLLIAVLMSAQSTDVRVNQITPLLFEVADNPYDMIKLTVEDIRDIIKPVGLSPMKAKGIHGLSHMLIDKYDGVVPASIEKLTEFPAVGHKTASVVVSQAFGIPAFPVDTHIHRLMYRWGFTNGKNVVQTEKDAKRLFPEHVWNDLHLQIIWYGRQYSPARGWDLEKDIITKTIGRKTVIADYEKMMAKRKKK; from the coding sequence ATGACTAAACAAGAAAAGGTAGACTTCACGATAAAAACGTTACAAGAATTATATCCTCAGATACCTATTCCATTAGATCACAAAGATCCGTATACACTTCTTATTGCTGTGTTAATGAGTGCTCAGAGCACAGATGTTAGAGTTAATCAAATCACTCCCCTTCTATTTGAAGTGGCAGATAATCCGTATGATATGATCAAGCTCACAGTAGAAGATATACGAGATATCATAAAGCCTGTAGGACTATCACCTATGAAAGCAAAAGGCATTCATGGCTTGTCACATATGCTCATAGATAAGTATGATGGCGTGGTACCTGCCAGCATAGAGAAGCTTACAGAGTTCCCAGCAGTGGGCCATAAAACAGCTAGTGTTGTGGTGTCTCAAGCTTTTGGCATTCCTGCATTTCCTGTAGATACGCACATACATAGATTAATGTATCGCTGGGGCTTCACAAATGGTAAGAATGTGGTACAAACAGAAAAAGATGCAAAGCGTTTATTTCCAGAGCATGTATGGAATGATCTTCACTTGCAAATTATATGGTATGGTCGCCAGTACTCACCAGCAAGAGGCTGGGATCTAGAAAAAGACATTATTACAAAAACCATAGGTCGCAAGACAGTAATAGCCGACTATGAGAAAATGATGGCAAAAAGGAAGAAAAAATAA
- a CDS encoding amidohydrolase, whose amino-acid sequence MKKVLILSALIAGTAFAKAQTSFDKDIAAVEKKVIEWRRDFHQNPELGNREFKTAEKIAKHLESLGIEVQTGVAKTGVVGLLKGDMPGKVVALRADIDALPVTERNDLPFKSEVVTSFLGTETGVMHACGHDTHTAILMGVAEVLSKNKDKIKGSVKFIFQPSEEGPPPGEEGGAKLMVKEGVLDNPKVDAIFGLHINSATPVNTIKYKPGGTMAATERFVVNVKGKQSHGSQPWSGVDPILISAQIINGFQSIISRESELTEEAAVITVGKITSGTRFNIIPESAEMIGTVRTLDPDMREKIIRRMDEMAAGIAKAYGGEATIDWQNMTVVTYNDLDLTAQMLPTLQKVGGTENVSLQKAVTGGEDFSFFQEKVPGFYFFLGGMTAGSTEAFPHHTPDFVIDEAGFQLGVKALSQMSIDYLNGK is encoded by the coding sequence ATGAAAAAAGTATTAATACTAAGTGCCCTTATTGCTGGTACCGCTTTCGCGAAAGCGCAAACCTCTTTTGACAAAGACATTGCCGCTGTAGAAAAAAAGGTCATAGAATGGCGCAGAGACTTTCATCAAAATCCAGAATTAGGAAATCGCGAATTCAAAACTGCCGAGAAAATAGCAAAACATCTTGAATCTTTAGGAATTGAAGTACAAACAGGAGTTGCCAAAACTGGTGTCGTAGGTTTACTTAAAGGAGATATGCCAGGTAAAGTGGTTGCGTTGAGAGCAGATATAGATGCGCTTCCCGTTACAGAACGAAATGACCTTCCTTTTAAATCTGAGGTAGTTACTTCTTTCTTAGGAACAGAAACTGGTGTGATGCATGCTTGTGGTCATGACACGCACACTGCTATTCTTATGGGTGTGGCAGAAGTGCTATCTAAAAATAAAGACAAAATCAAAGGTTCTGTAAAATTCATCTTTCAACCATCAGAAGAAGGACCACCTCCAGGTGAAGAAGGCGGTGCAAAACTTATGGTAAAAGAAGGTGTACTTGATAATCCTAAAGTGGATGCTATTTTTGGTTTACATATTAATAGTGCTACTCCTGTAAATACTATAAAATATAAACCAGGTGGAACGATGGCAGCTACAGAGCGTTTTGTAGTAAATGTAAAAGGAAAGCAATCTCATGGTAGTCAGCCTTGGTCTGGAGTTGACCCTATTTTAATTTCGGCACAGATTATCAATGGTTTCCAGAGTATAATATCTCGTGAGAGTGAATTAACAGAGGAAGCTGCAGTAATTACTGTCGGTAAAATTACATCTGGAACACGCTTTAACATCATCCCAGAAAGTGCCGAAATGATAGGTACAGTACGTACACTTGATCCAGACATGCGTGAGAAAATCATACGCCGTATGGATGAAATGGCTGCTGGTATTGCAAAGGCTTATGGCGGTGAGGCTACGATAGACTGGCAAAACATGACTGTCGTAACTTATAACGATCTTGATCTTACTGCACAAATGCTCCCTACCTTACAAAAAGTAGGTGGTACAGAAAATGTGTCGCTACAGAAAGCGGTCACTGGTGGAGAAGACTTTTCTTTCTTTCAAGAAAAAGTACCTGGATTCTATTTCTTCTTAGGAGGTATGACTGCAGGAAGCACTGAAGCTTTTCCTCATCACACACCTGATTTTGTGATTGATGAAGCTGGATTCCAGCTCGGTGTTAAGGCTTTGAGTCAGATGAGTATTGACTACTTAAACGGTAAATAA
- the bcp gene encoding thioredoxin-dependent thiol peroxidase — protein sequence MNTLKVGDKVPDFTTTDQDGNEVTLASFKGKKLIVFFYPKASTPGCTAEACNLRDNYKELQAQGYHLLGVSADSQKRQKNFATKYEFPFQLLADEDKTVINAFGVWGLKKFMGKEYDGIHRMTFKVDEEGVVSDVIQKVKTKDHAAQLLDA from the coding sequence ATGAATACATTAAAAGTGGGCGATAAAGTCCCAGATTTTACAACAACAGATCAAGATGGAAACGAAGTAACACTAGCGAGTTTCAAAGGCAAGAAACTTATCGTTTTCTTTTACCCGAAAGCAAGTACACCAGGTTGTACCGCAGAGGCTTGTAATTTAAGAGATAACTACAAGGAATTACAGGCGCAAGGATATCACTTACTAGGAGTGAGCGCAGATTCTCAAAAACGCCAGAAGAATTTTGCAACTAAATATGAGTTTCCTTTCCAGCTACTAGCAGATGAGGACAAAACAGTAATCAACGCCTTTGGTGTTTGGGGACTTAAGAAATTCATGGGTAAGGAATATGACGGTATTCACCGTATGACTTTTAAAGTAGATGAAGAAGGTGTGGTGAGCGATGTGATACAAAAAGTAAAAACTAAAGACCACGCTGCACAATTGCTTGACGCATAG
- a CDS encoding M28 family peptidase — translation MVFTLLFSVVTANAQTDKRIYEIIDAVSEDRLRADVKKLADFGTRHTLSDTVSNTRGIGAARRWIKNEFEKTSQNCNNCLDVFYQSNLIKKGDNDRITKDVMVVNVLAVQKGTKYPNRYVIMSGDIDSRISDPNNYTDDAPGANDNASGMAGTMEAARVLSKYSFENSIIYVGLSGEEQGLYGGKGLAAHAKEKGWEIIGIMNNDMIGNIEGVDGVIDNRTFRIFSEPVPPTETEQQRRARRFYGGEVDGISRQLARFIYKTTQDYMPEMNPMMVYRLDRFGRGGHHRPFNDAGFAGIRIMEAHENYTQQHQDIRTENGINYGDTFEHVNFPYNAKLTAVNAINLASIAWAPPTPKNVGIGGIVEANARLQWDEVEGAVAYKIYWRDTTSPTWDNARLITDGTSATLKGIVIDNFFFGVAAVGKDGHESPVAFPSQIIR, via the coding sequence ATGGTGTTTACACTACTTTTTTCTGTAGTAACAGCAAATGCACAAACCGATAAGAGAATCTACGAAATCATAGATGCAGTATCTGAAGATCGCTTGAGAGCAGATGTAAAGAAACTAGCAGATTTTGGAACGAGACACACCTTAAGCGATACCGTATCAAACACAAGAGGAATAGGAGCTGCGAGAAGATGGATAAAAAACGAATTTGAAAAGACTTCGCAAAACTGTAATAACTGTCTAGATGTATTTTATCAAAGTAACCTTATAAAAAAAGGTGATAATGACCGTATCACAAAAGATGTGATGGTTGTAAATGTACTGGCAGTTCAAAAAGGAACTAAATATCCTAATCGCTATGTAATTATGAGTGGGGATATAGACAGCCGTATATCTGATCCTAATAATTATACAGATGACGCGCCGGGAGCAAATGATAATGCGAGCGGAATGGCTGGAACGATGGAAGCTGCAAGAGTACTTTCTAAATATTCTTTTGAGAACAGTATTATCTACGTAGGTCTTTCTGGTGAAGAACAAGGACTTTATGGTGGAAAAGGACTTGCTGCCCATGCTAAAGAAAAAGGATGGGAAATCATCGGGATTATGAATAATGACATGATAGGTAACATTGAAGGTGTAGATGGTGTTATTGATAACCGTACGTTTAGAATTTTCTCTGAGCCTGTACCGCCTACAGAGACAGAGCAGCAACGCAGAGCTCGCCGTTTTTATGGTGGTGAGGTAGATGGAATCTCTCGCCAACTAGCAAGATTTATTTACAAAACTACACAAGACTACATGCCAGAAATGAACCCTATGATGGTGTACCGTTTAGATCGTTTTGGTCGTGGTGGTCACCACAGACCTTTTAATGACGCTGGTTTTGCAGGTATCCGTATCATGGAAGCTCATGAAAACTACACACAACAACATCAAGATATACGTACAGAAAATGGCATTAATTACGGAGATACATTTGAGCATGTAAATTTCCCATATAACGCAAAGCTTACCGCTGTAAATGCGATTAATCTTGCAAGTATTGCTTGGGCTCCTCCTACACCTAAAAATGTAGGCATTGGTGGTATTGTAGAGGCAAACGCAAGATTACAATGGGATGAAGTTGAAGGTGCAGTTGCTTATAAAATATACTGGAGAGATACTACCTCTCCTACTTGGGACAATGCACGATTGATTACAGATGGAACATCGGCGACATTAAAAGGTATTGTTATAGACAATTTCTTCTTTGGCGTTGCCGCTGTAGGTAAGGATGGTCATGAAAGTCCTGTTGCTTTTCCTAGCCAGATTATTAGATAA
- a CDS encoding Xaa-Pro dipeptidyl-peptidase: MKTFFKTLIPFAVAAMAATNLHSQQNDQPIFKDGEAQIVPAFDTPSTWIREDLWVETEFDTDGDGELDRMHVDVTRPAQTESGLKLPVIYETSPYYAGVAANDPNLFYDVKHEIGAQEKPIANGVVVRRGKRPVISNSLIKTWIPRGYIVVHSSSPGTGLSEGSPTVGGDNESLAPKAVVDWLNGRAKGYKEIDSNEEVKAFWSTGKVGMTGTSYNGTLPLAAATTGVDGLEAIIPVAPNTSYYHYYRSNGLVRSPGGYLGEDIDVLYNFIHSGDESKRAYADSLVRDIELKNGMDRATGDYNDFWAERDYLNDMKPMKAALLMSHGFNDWNVMPEHSYRIYKRAQEMGIPSQIFYHQNGHGGPPPMKMMNRWFTKYLHGIDNGVENDPKAQIVRENDARDQPTPYENYPNPQAEDITLYLGQSIDGAGTLSIQKAKKSPKETLVDDATVSAKDMMKGSASQNRLLYLTSTLKEELHISGTPKVTISVSSSKEAANLSVYLVSLPYEEGKGIKITDNLITRGWADPQNHASIRKSEPLKKGEFYEVTFDLMPDDQIIRKGQQIGLMIFSSDSEFTVLPNPGTELTVDLSKTKLTLPVVGGETAFSTTIN; the protein is encoded by the coding sequence ATGAAGACATTTTTCAAAACATTAATACCGTTTGCAGTTGCTGCAATGGCGGCTACCAACTTACATTCACAACAGAATGATCAACCAATTTTTAAGGACGGAGAAGCGCAGATAGTTCCAGCATTTGATACGCCTTCTACTTGGATTCGCGAGGATTTATGGGTTGAAACAGAGTTTGACACTGATGGCGATGGCGAGCTAGATCGCATGCACGTAGATGTAACAAGGCCAGCACAAACCGAAAGCGGACTAAAACTGCCTGTTATTTATGAGACAAGCCCTTATTATGCTGGTGTTGCAGCAAATGATCCAAACTTGTTTTATGATGTAAAGCATGAAATAGGAGCTCAAGAAAAACCAATAGCAAACGGAGTTGTCGTACGAAGAGGAAAACGTCCTGTAATTTCAAATTCGCTCATTAAGACTTGGATTCCTAGGGGTTATATTGTGGTGCATTCTTCCTCTCCAGGAACTGGACTATCAGAAGGATCTCCTACAGTAGGTGGTGATAATGAGTCACTAGCGCCTAAGGCCGTTGTAGATTGGCTTAATGGTAGAGCAAAAGGTTATAAAGAAATTGACAGTAATGAAGAGGTAAAAGCATTCTGGTCTACGGGGAAAGTTGGAATGACAGGTACTTCTTATAATGGTACCTTACCGTTAGCCGCTGCAACTACTGGAGTTGATGGTCTTGAAGCTATCATTCCTGTAGCTCCTAATACTTCATATTATCACTACTATAGATCAAATGGTTTAGTGCGCTCCCCAGGAGGGTATCTTGGTGAGGATATCGATGTACTGTACAATTTTATTCATAGTGGAGACGAATCAAAAAGAGCATATGCCGATAGTCTTGTGAGGGATATCGAGCTTAAAAATGGTATGGATCGTGCCACAGGAGATTACAACGATTTCTGGGCAGAAAGAGATTATCTCAATGATATGAAACCAATGAAAGCCGCACTACTCATGTCACATGGTTTTAACGATTGGAACGTGATGCCTGAGCATAGCTACCGCATTTATAAGAGAGCTCAAGAAATGGGAATCCCTAGTCAGATTTTTTATCATCAGAATGGTCATGGAGGTCCACCACCTATGAAAATGATGAACAGATGGTTTACAAAATATTTACACGGAATAGATAATGGCGTTGAAAATGATCCTAAAGCGCAAATTGTAAGAGAAAACGATGCCAGAGATCAACCTACACCTTATGAAAACTATCCAAATCCACAAGCAGAGGATATAACATTATACTTAGGACAAAGTATAGATGGAGCTGGAACATTATCTATTCAAAAAGCAAAGAAATCACCTAAGGAAACACTTGTAGATGATGCTACTGTGAGCGCTAAAGATATGATGAAAGGTTCTGCATCTCAAAACAGATTATTGTACCTCACTTCTACTCTTAAGGAAGAATTACATATTTCCGGAACACCTAAAGTGACTATTAGTGTTTCTAGCAGTAAGGAAGCAGCAAACTTAAGCGTGTACTTGGTTTCATTACCTTATGAAGAAGGAAAAGGGATTAAGATTACAGATAATCTTATCACTCGTGGATGGGCAGATCCTCAAAATCATGCCTCCATCCGTAAGAGCGAGCCTCTTAAGAAAGGTGAGTTTTATGAAGTGACATTTGACTTAATGCCAGATGATCAGATTATAAGAAAAGGACAGCAAATAGGCTTGATGATTTTTTCTAGTGATAGCGAGTTTACAGTACTTCCTAATCCTGGAACAGAGCTAACTGTAGATCTATCAAAAACCAAACTTACACTACCAGTTGTAGGTGGAGAAACGGCCTTTAGCACAACGATTAATTAA
- a CDS encoding sugar-binding protein — protein MKHFWSLSLFLIVFTSCNNNPNQQEKTSDLIEDTSEIPNSKTDHQLRQVIKATITPEIDGLATDAAWKDVQWQSLDQKWLGEDYTAEDFSGKYKLTWTPEALYIIAEITDDIIYDKEDDPLTLWWDDDCLEIFIDADNSGGGHQFTHNAFAYHVALDGNVVDVAPGQVPTLYNNHVVSKTMKTGENTMIWECKMTVYNDTYKDGGVNEPKILDVHQKLGFALAYCDNDTSAERENFIGSVAVPGEDKNRGWIDAGIFGTIELVEQ, from the coding sequence ATGAAGCATTTCTGGTCATTAAGCTTATTCTTAATCGTTTTCACTAGCTGCAATAACAATCCAAATCAACAAGAAAAAACATCAGATCTCATTGAGGACACCTCAGAAATACCCAACTCAAAAACAGATCACCAGTTACGCCAAGTAATAAAGGCGACCATAACACCAGAGATTGATGGGCTTGCAACAGACGCAGCTTGGAAAGACGTGCAATGGCAATCACTTGATCAAAAATGGTTAGGTGAAGACTATACAGCAGAGGACTTCTCAGGTAAATACAAGCTCACATGGACTCCAGAAGCTTTATACATCATAGCTGAGATTACAGACGATATTATTTATGATAAAGAAGATGACCCGCTTACATTGTGGTGGGATGATGATTGCCTTGAGATCTTTATAGATGCAGATAATTCTGGTGGTGGGCACCAGTTTACACATAATGCTTTTGCCTATCACGTTGCCCTAGATGGAAACGTGGTAGATGTCGCTCCTGGTCAAGTCCCTACGCTTTATAATAATCACGTGGTGTCTAAGACAATGAAAACAGGAGAAAATACAATGATTTGGGAATGTAAGATGACCGTTTATAATGATACCTACAAAGATGGTGGTGTCAATGAACCAAAAATTCTGGATGTACATCAGAAACTTGGTTTTGCGCTTGCTTATTGTGATAACGACACAAGTGCAGAACGAGAGAACTTTATAGGTTCTGTAGCTGTGCCTGGTGAAGATAAAAATAGAGGCTGGATAGACGCTGGAATCTTTGGCACCATAGAGCTAGTAGAGCAATAA
- the uvrA gene encoding excinuclease ABC subunit UvrA, giving the protein MLIDVKDVNPKKNIIIKGAKLHNLKNINAVIPRNKLVVITGLSGSGKSSLAFDTLYAEGQRRYVESLSSYARQFLGRLDKPKVDYIKGIAPAIAIEQKVNSTNPRSTVGTTTEIYDYLKLLFARIGKTYSPVSGNEVKKDTVSDVVAHVSAFAKREKLLLLAPIHLEKGRKIESKLQALLQQGYSRIQVKGEVKRLDEVAEIGSKLKAKDVLLVVDRIINNPEDEDFINRLSDAVQTAFFEGKGELFIEKLADNSRRQFSNKFELDGITFLEPNVHLFSFNNPYGACPTCEGYGDVIGIDEDLVVPNTGLSIYENAVFPWRGDSMSHYRDQLVNRAYKFDFPIHKPWFELTPEQQQLVWDGNKEFDGLNKFFKFLESKAYKIQNRVMLSRYRGKTKCNTCKGKRLRPEATYVKIGGKNIVDLVELPLDEVAAFFKSLTLNEYDTTVAKRLLTEITSRLSFLEKVGLNYLTLNRKSNTLSGGESQRINLATSLGSSLVGSMYILDEPSIGLHPKDTEKLIEVLQSLRDLGNTVIVVEHDEDIMKKADFIIDIGPEAGTFGGDVVAVGDYDEILKSDSLTAGYLNGTLEIEVPKKRRTTKYYAEVIGARENNLQNVNVRFPLGVFTAVTGVSGSGKSTLVRKILYPAMLKAIGGYGEKAGQFTELKGNYDNIKTIEFVDQNPIGRSSRSNPVTYIKAYDDIRKLFESQKLSKIRNYKAKHFSFNVDGGRCETCKGEGEVTIEMQFMADVHLECETCKGKRFKKEVLEVQFNDKNIDDILTMTIDDAVAFFTAHNETKITRKLKPLQDVGLGYVTLGQSSSTLSGGEAQRIKLASFLVKGTTKDKTLFIFDEPTTGLHFHDIKKLLASFEALIAKGHSIIVVEHNMDLVKCADHVIDMGPEGGKNGGILVASGTPEEVAKNKKSFTGKYLKEKL; this is encoded by the coding sequence ATGCTTATAGACGTTAAGGATGTTAATCCTAAGAAGAATATTATCATTAAGGGTGCCAAACTGCACAATCTTAAAAATATTAATGCAGTAATTCCTCGTAACAAGCTCGTTGTAATCACGGGACTTTCTGGGTCTGGTAAATCTTCTCTAGCTTTTGATACCCTTTACGCAGAGGGACAGCGCAGGTACGTGGAGAGCCTCTCCTCCTATGCTCGCCAGTTCTTGGGCAGACTTGATAAACCTAAGGTAGATTATATAAAAGGAATTGCTCCAGCCATTGCCATCGAGCAAAAGGTAAATAGTACAAACCCTAGATCTACAGTAGGTACAACGACGGAGATTTATGATTATTTGAAGTTACTTTTTGCCCGTATAGGTAAGACATATTCTCCTGTTTCCGGAAATGAAGTTAAAAAGGATACAGTATCAGATGTGGTTGCTCATGTTTCCGCTTTCGCGAAAAGAGAAAAACTACTCCTACTCGCTCCTATTCATTTAGAAAAAGGAAGAAAAATAGAATCTAAATTACAAGCCTTATTACAACAAGGATATTCACGTATACAAGTAAAGGGCGAAGTAAAACGTCTAGATGAAGTTGCTGAAATAGGAAGCAAACTGAAAGCAAAAGATGTACTACTCGTTGTAGATAGAATTATTAATAATCCAGAAGATGAAGACTTTATAAACCGACTTTCAGATGCGGTACAAACGGCATTTTTTGAAGGAAAGGGCGAACTATTTATAGAAAAGCTAGCAGATAATTCTCGTCGCCAATTTTCAAATAAGTTTGAGCTTGATGGAATTACTTTTTTAGAACCTAATGTTCACTTATTCTCCTTTAACAATCCTTACGGTGCATGCCCTACTTGCGAAGGTTATGGTGATGTAATAGGAATAGATGAAGATCTTGTAGTACCTAATACTGGACTATCAATCTACGAGAATGCTGTATTCCCTTGGCGTGGTGATAGCATGAGCCATTATCGTGACCAGCTAGTAAATCGTGCTTATAAATTTGATTTTCCTATCCATAAGCCTTGGTTTGAGTTAACTCCAGAGCAACAACAGCTTGTTTGGGACGGAAATAAAGAATTTGATGGGCTCAATAAGTTCTTTAAATTCTTAGAATCTAAGGCATATAAAATTCAGAACAGAGTAATGCTATCGCGCTATCGCGGTAAGACAAAATGTAACACTTGTAAAGGAAAGCGTCTACGCCCTGAAGCGACTTATGTAAAAATAGGTGGTAAAAATATCGTTGACTTAGTAGAGCTACCACTAGACGAAGTAGCAGCTTTCTTCAAAAGCCTAACGCTTAATGAGTATGATACTACGGTCGCAAAAAGATTACTTACAGAGATTACAAGTAGACTGAGTTTTCTTGAAAAAGTAGGGCTCAACTACCTTACGCTCAACAGAAAGTCAAATACACTCTCTGGTGGTGAGTCGCAACGTATCAATCTTGCAACTTCTTTAGGGAGCAGTCTTGTAGGTTCTATGTATATTCTTGATGAGCCAAGTATAGGTTTACACCCTAAAGACACAGAAAAGCTCATTGAGGTGCTACAATCGCTACGCGATCTAGGTAATACGGTCATCGTTGTAGAACATGACGAGGATATCATGAAAAAAGCAGATTTTATCATTGATATTGGGCCAGAAGCAGGAACCTTTGGAGGAGATGTGGTTGCTGTAGGTGATTATGATGAGATTTTAAAAAGCGATTCTTTAACAGCAGGATACCTTAACGGAACATTAGAAATTGAAGTTCCTAAGAAGCGTAGAACTACAAAATATTATGCCGAAGTTATTGGCGCTCGTGAAAACAACTTACAAAACGTAAACGTACGTTTTCCACTTGGTGTATTTACCGCTGTAACCGGTGTTTCTGGAAGTGGAAAATCTACCTTAGTTAGAAAAATATTATACCCTGCCATGCTTAAAGCAATAGGCGGCTATGGTGAAAAGGCAGGCCAATTTACAGAACTCAAAGGAAACTATGACAATATAAAAACCATAGAATTTGTAGATCAAAATCCGATTGGGAGATCTTCTAGATCAAATCCTGTGACTTACATTAAAGCTTACGATGATATTCGTAAATTATTTGAAAGTCAGAAGCTTAGCAAAATAAGAAACTATAAAGCAAAACACTTTTCTTTTAACGTAGATGGCGGAAGATGTGAGACTTGTAAAGGTGAAGGTGAAGTAACCATTGAGATGCAATTCATGGCAGATGTGCACTTAGAATGTGAAACTTGTAAGGGCAAGCGTTTTAAGAAAGAGGTACTCGAAGTACAATTCAATGATAAGAATATTGATGATATTCTCACGATGACTATTGATGATGCCGTGGCATTTTTTACAGCACATAATGAGACAAAAATAACTCGCAAACTTAAACCTCTACAAGATGTAGGTTTAGGGTATGTAACACTAGGACAAAGTTCCTCTACCCTATCTGGAGGTGAAGCGCAGCGTATAAAACTTGCAAGTTTCTTAGTAAAAGGAACCACTAAGGATAAAACACTGTTCATTTTTGATGAACCTACAACAGGCTTGCACTTTCATGATATTAAAAAACTCTTAGCTTCCTTTGAGGCACTTATTGCAAAGGGTCACTCTATTATTGTTGTAGAACACAACATGGATCTTGTAAAATGCGCTGACCATGTTATTGATATGGGGCCAGAAGGTGGAAAAAACGGAGGTATTCTAGTCGCTTCTGGAACTCCGGAAGAGGTCGCAAAAAACAAGAAGTCCTTTACTGGAAAATACTTGAAAGAAAAACTCTAG
- a CDS encoding RNA polymerase sigma factor — translation MKSVLIDDATLVSNYIKGDEQSLAMLIARHKQRIYSFIYSKVYDRDISEDIFQDTFIKVIKTLKKGKYNEEGKFLPWTMRIAHNLVIDHFRRNNRMPKFDNAGEFSIFSVLSDNSLNAEKQMVRDQVNRDVKRIIEELPEDQKEVLKMRIYQEMSFKEISDRTGVSINTALGRMRYALINMRKIIDTNNIILTD, via the coding sequence ATGAAAAGTGTATTAATAGACGATGCTACGCTCGTTAGCAATTACATCAAAGGAGACGAACAATCACTAGCTATGCTCATAGCGAGACATAAGCAACGTATATACAGTTTTATATACTCGAAGGTGTATGATCGCGATATCTCTGAAGATATTTTTCAAGACACTTTTATTAAAGTTATCAAGACGCTCAAGAAGGGCAAGTATAATGAGGAAGGTAAATTTTTACCATGGACGATGCGTATTGCGCACAACCTGGTGATAGACCACTTCCGTCGTAATAATAGGATGCCTAAGTTTGATAATGCAGGTGAGTTTTCTATATTTTCTGTTTTGAGTGATAATAGCCTCAATGCCGAAAAGCAAATGGTGCGAGATCAAGTAAACAGAGATGTTAAGCGTATTATTGAAGAGCTTCCAGAAGATCAGAAAGAAGTACTCAAAATGCGTATTTATCAAGAGATGAGCTTTAAAGAAATCTCTGATCGTACAGGTGTGAGCATCAATACTGCCTTAGGTAGAATGCGTTATGCACTTATCAATATGAGAAAAATAATTGATACCAATAATATAATTCTAACAGATTAA